From Streptomyces zhihengii, the proteins below share one genomic window:
- a CDS encoding UBP-type zinc finger domain-containing protein, with the protein MSECPHVTELPRPEPVPLSMTCTECEAAGTHPVQLRLCLECGHVGCCDSSPLRHARAHYGDTAHAVMRSFEPGQVWRWCFVDDSIV; encoded by the coding sequence ATGAGCGAGTGTCCGCATGTAACAGAGCTTCCGCGCCCGGAACCGGTACCGCTGAGCATGACGTGCACCGAGTGCGAGGCGGCCGGGACCCATCCCGTACAGCTCCGGCTCTGCCTGGAATGCGGTCATGTGGGCTGCTGCGACTCCTCGCCGCTCCGGCACGCCCGGGCGCACTACGGGGACACGGCACACGCCGTGATGCGCAGTTTCGAGCCAGGTCAGGTGTGGCGCTGGTGCTTCGTCGACGATTCGATCGTCTGA
- a CDS encoding ATP-binding protein, translating into MSQIAGEPGTQDFVEVRLPAAGAYLSVLRTATAGLAARLDFTLDEIEDLRIAVDEACAILLQQAVPGSVLSCVFRLVDDSLEVTVSAPTTDGRAPERDTFAWTVLSALAGKVDSSVADDRTVSISLYKQRGAGPGPA; encoded by the coding sequence GTGTCCCAGATCGCAGGCGAGCCCGGGACCCAGGACTTCGTGGAAGTCCGGCTGCCGGCTGCGGGTGCCTACCTGTCCGTGTTGCGTACGGCCACCGCCGGACTCGCAGCACGCTTGGACTTCACCCTCGACGAGATCGAGGATCTGCGGATCGCGGTCGACGAGGCGTGCGCGATCCTGCTCCAGCAGGCCGTACCCGGCTCCGTCCTGAGCTGTGTGTTCCGGCTCGTCGACGACTCGCTGGAGGTGACGGTCTCGGCGCCCACGACCGACGGCCGCGCGCCGGAGCGCGACACCTTCGCCTGGACGGTGCTCTCGGCACTGGCCGGAAAGGTGGACTCCTCGGTCGCCGACGACCGTACGGTCTCCATCAGCCTGTACAAACAGCGCGGCGCGGGACCCGGGCCGGCGTGA